In a genomic window of Camelus ferus isolate YT-003-E chromosome 31, BCGSAC_Cfer_1.0, whole genome shotgun sequence:
- the PGAM2 gene encoding phosphoglycerate mutase 2 yields the protein MSTHHRLVMVRHGESTWNQENRFCGWFDAELSEKGAEEAKRGAHAIKDAKMEFDICYTSVLKRAIRTLWTILDGTDQMWLPVVRTWRLNERHYGGLTGLNKAETAAKHGEEQVKIWRRSFDIPPPPMDEHHPYYSSISKERRYAGLKPGELPTCESLKDTIARALPFWNDEIAPQIKAGKRVLIAAHGNSLRGIVKHLEGMSDQAIMELNLPTGIPIVYELDQALKPTKPMRFLGDEETVRKAMEAVAAQGKAK from the exons ATGTCCACCCACCACCGCCTGGTGATGGTTCGGCACGGTGAGAGCACCTGGAACCAGGAGAACCGCTTCTGCGGCTGGTTTGACGCGGAGCTGAGCGAGAAGGGGGCCGAGGAGGCCAAGAGGGGCGCGCACGCCATCAAGGATGCGAAGATGGAATTCGACATCTGCTACACGTCGGTGCTCAAGCGGGCCATCCGCACCCTCTGGACCATCCTGGACGGGACGGACCAGATGTGGCTGCCCGTGGTGCGCACCTGGCGCCTCAACGAGCGGCACTACGGGGGCCTCACCGGCCTCAACAAGGCGGAGACGGCGGCCAAGCACGGGGAGGAGCAGGTGAAGATCTGGAGGCGCTCCTTCGACATCCCACCGCCCCCCATGGACGAGCACCACCCCTACTACAGCTCCATCAGCAAG GAGCGGCGGTACGCGGGCCTGAAGCCCGGGGAGCTGCCCACCTGCGAGAGCCTCAAGGACACGATCGCCCGGGCCCTGCCCTTCTGGAACGACGAGATCGCCCCCCAGATCAAGGCCGGCAAGAGAGTGCTGATCGCAGCGCACGGGAACAGCCTGCGGGGGATCGTCAAGCACCTGGAAG GGATGTCGGACCAGGCCATCATGGAGCTGAACCTGCCCACCGGGATCCCCATCGTGTACGAGCTGGACCAGGCGCTGAAGCCCACCAAGCCCATGCGGTTCCTTGGCGACGAGGAGACCGTGCGCAAGGCCATGGAGGCTGTGGCTGCCCAGGGCAAGGCCAAGTGA
- the DBNL gene encoding drebrin-like protein encodes MAANLSRNGPALQEAYGRVVNGKSPTDWALFTYEGNSNDIRVAGTGDGGLEEMVEELNSGKVMYAFCRVKDPNSGLPKFVLVNWTGEGVNDVRKGVCANHVSTMASFLKGAHVTINARAEEDVEPECIMQKVARASGANYAFHKESGRFQDAGPQAPVGSVYQKTNAVSEIKRVGKDSFWAKAEKEEENRRLEEKRRAEEERQRLEQERRERELREAALREQRYQEQAGPQRKSEQHEVASRSREEQEPVCQQPPHPREIFKQKERAMSTTSICSPQPGKLRSPFLQRQLTQPETPLSREAAHAPSRPRADPREEPVPSTPPCLAQVEAEAVYEEPPEQETLYEEPPVVQQQDGSSEHVDHYPGLSGKGLCARALYDYQAADETEISFDPENLITGIEVIDEGWWRGYGPDGHFGMFPANYVELIE; translated from the exons gGCTCTCTTCACCTACGAAGGGAACAGCAATGACATACGTGTGGCCGGCACTGGGG ACGGGGGCCTGGAGGAGATGGTGGAGGAGCTGAACAGCGGGAAGGTGATGTACGCCTTCTGCAGGGTGAAGGACCCCAACTCCGGCCTGCCCAAGTTTGTCCTCGTCAACTGG ACCGGCGAGGGTGTGAATGACGTGCGGAAGGGAGTGTGCGCCAACCACGTCAGCACCATGGCCAGCTTCCTGAAG GGGGCCCACGTGACCATCAACGCCAGGGCCGAGGAGGACGTGGAGCCCGAGTGCATCATGCAGAAGGTGGCCAGGGCCTCGGGTGCCAACTACGCCTTCCACAAGGAGAGCGGCCGCTTCCAGGACGCgggcccccaggccccagtg GGCTCTGTGTACCAGAAGACTAACGCCGTGTCTGAGATCAAAAGGGTCGGCAAAGACAGCTTCTGGGCCAAAGCCGAG aaggaggaggagaaccGGCGGCTGGAGGAGAAGCGGCGGGCGGAGGAGGAGCGGCAGCGGCTGGAGCAGGAGCGGCGGGAGCGGGAGCTGCGGGAGGCCGCCCTCCGCGAGCAGCGCTATCAGGAGCAGGCCGGCCCCCAGAG GAAGAGTGAGCAGCACGAGGTGGCTTCCAGGAGCCGAGAGGAGCAG GAGCCTGTCTGCCAGCAGCCGCCACACCCCCGGGAAATCTTCAAGCAGAAGGAGAGGGCCATGTCCACCACATCTATCTGCAGCCCGCAGCCAG GCAAGCTGAGGAGCCCCTTCCTGCAGAGGCAGCTCACCCAGCCGGAGACCCCTCTCAGCAGAGAGGCGGCCCACGCCCCCTCAAGGCCCAGGGCAG ATCCCCGCGAGGAGCCGGTGCCCAGCACCCCTCCGTGTCTGGCGCAGGTGGAAGCAGAGGCCGTGTACgaggagcccccagagcaggAGACCCTCTACGAGGAGCCTCCAGTG GTGCAGCAGCAAGATGGCAGCTCCGAGCACGTTGACCACTACCCGGGGCTGAGTGGGAAAGGGCTCTGTGCCCGGGCCCTGTATGACTACCAGGCAG CCGACGAGACCGAGATCTCCTTTGACCCTGAGAACCTGATCACGGGCATCGAGGTGATCGACGAAGGCTGGTGGCGAGGCTATGGGCCCGACGGCCACTTCGGCATGTTTCCCGCTAACTACGTGGAGCTCATTGAGTGA